Sequence from the Candidatus Eisenbacteria bacterium genome:
TGAGAGCTCGCTGCGATACACCGCGTGGGTGAACGGCAACCGGCGCAAGGTGGAGCAGGCCACCGGCGGCCGGATCGCATACATCCACGTGCCCAACACCGCCATCGAGGGTATCCAGGAGTTCAGCAAGCAGTACTACCCGCAGATCGACAAGGACGGCATCATCGTGGACGAGCGCTTCAACGGCGGCGGGTTCATTCCCGACTTCTTCGTGGAGCGCCTGAGCCGCACCACCATGAGCTACTGGTCCAACCGCGACGGCGAGGGCTTCCGCACCCCGGGCACCGCCATTGACGGGCCCAAGTGCATCCTGGTGAACCAGTATGCCGGCTCCGGCGGCGACGCCTTCCCGTACTACTTCCGACTGCACAAGCTCGGACCGGTCATAGGCAAGCGCACCTGGGGCGGGCTGGTGGGCATCAGCCACGGCAACGACCTGGTGGACGGCGGCCGCGTGACCATGCCGGACTTCGGGATCTACGACGTGGACGGCAAGTGGGTGGTCGAGAACCACGGCGTGGACCCCGACATCGAGGTGGAGAACGCGCCGCACGAGATGGTGGCGGGCCGCGACCCGCAGTTGGAGCGCGCCATCCAGTACTGCATGGAGCAGTTGAAGGCCAATCCGGTGAAGCGGCCCGCTCGGCCGCCGTACAAGATCCAGGAGGGCCTGAAGTAGGTCCGGCATTCCTGCCTGCCATCAGCGCCGAGGGGGCGGCCGCCAGGCCGCCCCCTCATCATTGCTCGCTCCGCACGGCATCCTCGCAGACCTCTTCCGGGGTGTGGGTTTGCCCTGCTTCCTCGCAGACCACTTCCCGGGAGTGGGCTTGCCCTGCGTCTTCGCAGACCTCTTCCCGGGAGTGGGCCTGGCCTGCGTCTTCGCAGACCTCTTCCCGGGCGCGGATGTACCCCTCACGGCCCGCTCGTCGCGCCATCCTGGCGCGACATCGCTGCGGCTGCTCCCTCCTTCGCCCTCCTGGCTACGTCGGTCGCAGACGCACCGTGAGGGGTACATCCGCGCCCGGGAAGAGGATTGTGCTGTGCCGTGCGGCCTCCGTCCGGAAGAGGATGTTGCCGTGTCGCGCGACCACGCTCCGGAAGAGGATCTTGCTGTGCCGTGCGGCCTCGCGCCGGAAGAGGATGTTGCTGTGCCGCACGGCCACCCCCCGATCAGAGTCGGGGACCTCAACGGCGGGAGCTCCCACCCGGTGCGGGCCGGGGCGGCACACCTTCGGCGGCGACAGGCATGAGTGCCTGACCCACGGCGCTGCGACTGTGAAACTGGAGCGCCAGGCCGCGCCGAGCGACGCGGCACGCCCCGGCACTGCAACGCTCGGCACGGCATAGCCCTCTCCCGGGGTGCGGGTGCACCTCTCACGGTGCGTCTGCGACTGACGAAGGCAGGATGCCGAAGGAAGGAGCAGCCGCAGCGAAGGCAAGCCAGGATGGCTTGCCGAGCGGGCCGTGAGAGGTGCACCCGCACCCCGGGAGTGGGCTGGCGAAGAGACGAGCGGAGAGCCGCAGGCGCCCGCAGCGCTTCAGCGCCCGGGCATCCTCACGTCGCGCAGCCACAGGGTGCTGTCGCGCTCCGAGCCGACGGAGACCAGGCAGATCGGCACGCCCGTGATCCCGGCGAGCCGGTCGAGGTAGCGCTGCGCGTTGAGCGGCAGGTCCTCCCAGCGCCGGGCGGCGGTGGTGGACTCGCCCCAGCCTTCCCAGTCTTCATACACCGGCTCGGCGCACTCGAAGTCCTCCATGTCCACCGGCATCTCGCACATCTCGCGGCCGTCCACTTTGTATGCGCGGCAGATGCGCAGCGGCGAGATGCCGTCGAGCACGTCCAGCTTGGTGACGGCCATGACTTCCAGGCCGTTCACCCTCGCGGCGTGGCGCATCGCGGGGGCGTCGTACCAGCCGCAACGCCGGGCGCGGCCGGTGGTGGCGCCGTACTCGGCGCCCACCTCGCGCAGGTGATCGCCCAGGCCCTGGGCCAGCTCGGTGGGGAACGGGCCGTTGCCCACGCGCGTGCAATAGGCCTTGGCCACGCCGATCACCGTGCCCACCTTCGTGGGGCCCAGTCCCACGCCCACGAGCGCCCCGCCGGCCACCGCGCTGGAGCCGGTGACGAATGGGTAGGTGCCGTGGTCCAGGTCCAGCATGGTGCCCTGGGCGCCCTCCAGCAGCACGTTCTTGCCGCGCGCGAGTGCCGTGTGCAGCTCCAGGCTCACGTCGGTGACGAACGGGGCCAGCCGCTTCCCGTACGCGGTGAACTCGTCCAGCAGCGCATCCACGGAGAACTCCGTCGGGCGCTCGTTGGCGGGGCCGCGCAGCGAGGCGAAGCGGGCCTCCAGGCGGTCGCGCAGGCGGACCGGGTGCAGCAGGTCGGATATCCGGATCCCGGAGCGGCCGCTCTTGTCGCGGTATGTGGGGCCGATGGCCCGCCCCGCGGTGCCGATGCGCTTCTCCCCCAGCGCGGCCTCCTCCACCTGCTCCAGCCAGCGGTGGTAGGGCATCGTGACGTGCGCGGCGGGGCTCACGCCCAGGCGGCCTTCCAGCGGGAACCCGGCGCTCTCCACCTGCTCCACCTCGGCGAAGAAGGCCCGCGGGTCGATCACCACGCCGTTGCCCAGCAGGCAGCGGATCCCCGGGCGCAGCACTCCCGAGGGCAGCAGGTGCAGGATCACCGTAGTGTCGCCCACCACCACCGTGTGCCCGGCGTTGGCCCCGCCCTGGTAGCGCGCCACCACGTCGGCGTGCTCGCACAGCAGGTCCACGATCTTGCCCTTGCCTTCGTCGCCCCACTGGGCGCCCACCACGATCTGACAGCCCACTGCGTTCCTCCGCGCCACGCCTCTCAGGACGGGCGCTTCACGGCCTCCGGGTTCACGGCGTCCCTCGCGCCGCGCCCCAGCAGCGCATCTCTCACCTGTTCCGCGATCCGCACGCCCACCCCGTCCTGCGCCTCCGCGGTGGAGGCGCCCAGGTGCGGGGTGACCACCACGTTCGGAAGCGCCAACAGCGGATGGTCCGCGGCGGGCGGCTCCTGCTCAAACACGTCCAGGGCGGCCCCGGCCAGCCGGCCGGACCGCAGCGCCTCCAGCAGCGCGGCCTCGTCCACCACGCCGCCGCGGGCGCAGTGCACCAGCAGCGCGCCGGGCTTGATGCGCGCGAACTGCGCCGCCCCCAGCAGCCCGCGCGTGCCCGGAAGCAGCGGGGCGTGCACGGTCACGATGTCGGCGCGTTCCAGCAGCTCGTCCAGCCCGGCCCAGGCCACGTTCTCCGGAGCCGGGCCCGCCGCGCGCGGCGGGTCGTGCGCCAGCACCGTCATGCCGAAGGCGCGCGCACGCACCGCCACGGCCTCGCCGATCCTGCCGAATCCCACGATGCCCAGGGTCTTGCCGTTGAGTTCCGAACCGGCGAAGGCCGACTTCTCCCAGCGGCCCGCGCGCAGCGAGGCGTGCGCCTGGGGCACCTTGCGCACCAGCGCCAGCATCAGCGCGAATGCCAGTTCGGCCACGGCCACGGTGCTGCCCCCGGGCACGTTCATCACCGGGATGCCGCGGCGCGTGGCGGCGGGCACGTCCACATTGTCCACTCCCGCGCCGGCGCGGCCGATGGCGCGCAGCTTCGGCGCGGCCTCGATCAGATCGGCGGTGGCCTTGGTGCCGCTGCGCACGATCCAACCCTCGGCCTCGCGCAGCTTGTCGCGCAGTTCCGCGGGAGTGGGCCGGGGCAGGTAGTCCACCTCGAAGCCCGCGGCCCGCAGCACTTCCAGGCTCGCGGGCGCGACCGGGTCGCTGACCAGCACGCGAATGCTCACGAGGCGATCCCCGTCCCGCCGGCGGTCAGCACCTTCTGCGCGGCCTTGAGCCCGGCGCCGCCCGGGGCGGCGTGGCCCAGGGAGAGCAACGAGTCCTCGATGGCTCCCACCACGGCGAGGATGTCCGCCGGGCAGTACACGCCCAGGTGGCCGATGCGGAACACCTTGCCCTTCAGCTGGTCCTGGCCGTTGGCCATGCGCATGCCGTGGCGGCCCAGCACCGCCTTGATCAGCGCGTCCGAGGTGATCCCCGCCGGCGCCACCACGGTGGTGAGCGCGTCGCTGGGCACCTGGGGATAGATCTCGAGCCCCAGCGCGACCATGGCCGCGCGCGTGGCGGCGGCGTTGCGCGCGTGCCGCGCCCAGATGTTCTCGATTCCCTCGGCGCGCATGCGGTCCAGCGTAACCAGCAGGGAACGCACCAGCGAAATCGGGGGCGTGAACGCGGTGTCGCCGGATTCGCAGGCCTTCAGATTGCGGGCGAAGTCGAAGTAGAAGCGCGGCGTGGGGCACTTCGCCGCGGTCTCGCGGGCCCGCGCGCTCACCGAGAGAAACGCCAGCCCGGGCGCGATCATGAAGCCCTTCTGCGATCCGCCCACGGCCACGTCCACACCCCAGTCCTTCACCTTGAGCTCCATCGCACCCAGCGAGGTGATGCCATCCACGACGAACAGCGCGCCGGCCTCGCGCGCGGCCGCGGCCAGCTCGCGAACGTCGTTGCGCACCCCGGTGGAGGTCTCGCTGTGCGTGGCGAACAGCACCTTCACCCCGGGGTTGGCCTGCAGCGCCGCGCGCACCGCGGCCACGTCGGTGGGCCGACCCCACTCCACCGGGATGTCCACCGCCTTCGCGCCGCACACCTTCGCCAGCGCCAGCCAGCGGTCGCCGAACTTGCCGCCGCGCGCCACCGCCACCGTGTCGCCGGGGCCCACCAGGTTCACCACCGCGGCTTCCATGGCGCCGGTGCCGGAGCAACCGAACATCAGCACCGGATCGTCGGTCTGGAAGACGTAGCGCAGGCCCTCGAGGGCGCGCGCCAGCTCGGCGCGGAACTCGGGCGTGCGATGGTGGATCAGCGGCCGCGATTCGGCCAGCAGGGCTTCGGGCGGCACCTCGACGGGACCGGGAGTGAACAGGCGTTCGCTCATGGGGCAGGCTTCCTTTCGCGCGGCGAGTCTAGCAGCAAACACGGCCTTCCCTAGAAGAAATGCACCAGCAGCTCGTGCAGCGATTCGATCCGAAGGTCCACGCCCTCGGGCGGGCCCTCGGGGCAGCGGCGATGCGGGTCCATCAGCACGCCGTGCCGCACGGCGGTGGCGGCGCGCCGCGCCAGGCGGATGTCGCCTTCGGGCGAGTCGCCCACGGCGATCACGAAGCCGCCGCTCTCGAGCGGCACCTCGCGCAGCACCATCTCGTAGAACTCCGGGCCGGTCTTCTCGTACGGGTCGCCGATCACCAGCCGCTCCACCCACGGCCGGACGGGGGCGAGCAGTCCCTCCAGGCGGCGGCGCTTGGCGTCGCGCGAGGCGCGCGGGTCGTAGCGCCAGCCGGTCTCCGCCGGCTGCAGTCGCGAATCGGAACTGGTCACCAGCGCCACGCGGTATCCGCCGGCGTGCAGCTCGTGCAACGTGGGCGGCACGTCCTCGTACAGTCGCTGCGCGCCGCCCAGCGCGGTCCAGTATTCCCCGGCGGCCTCCGCCAGCGCTTCGCGCGGCAGCCGCGCTCCAGCCTCGTCGGCGGCCATCTCCAGCCAGATCTCGCGGGACCAGCGCGAGGGCCGCGGGCCCTCGGACGCCACCTGCGCCAGCCGCCTCTCCGCCTCCGCCTGGAATGCCTGCCCGGCGGCCGTCGGCGGCCGGAGCCAGCCCAGGAACGAGATCTGAAAGCCGCGATCGAAGGTGGACGTGAACTTCGATGCACGATTCTCACCCACGTGCCGGCGCGCCCAGTGTTCCACCGCGCGCAGGCCGGCGGGGTGAGCCGAGGTGAAGTCGAGGATGGTGTCGTCCACGTCCAGCCACAACAGCGGCGCCGGCCCGGAGCCTTTCAGGATTCGGTGGAGAGGAGGCATGGAAGTCCTTGGGGATACCCGGGTTGACCATTCGGACCGAAGCCCGGCGACGGGCCGTGGCGGCAAAGAAATGCGGGGCGGCCGGGCGGCCGCCCCGCGAACATCCCGCGAAACGGAGTCTCAGCTCCCGCGCACCAGGAGCATCTTACGCGAAATCACCCGCCCCAGCGAGGTGGCCCGCGCGAAGTAGATGCCGCTTCCGGCAGGCACGCCTTCACGGGTCCGCCCGTCCCAGCGCAGCTCCATGCCGCCACGCGGCGCACGGCCGCGGAAGAGCTCGGCCACGCACCGGCCCGAGACGTCGTAGACGGCTGCATCCACGTCCGCGGAGAACTCCAGCGAGAGGAAGATGCGCGTGGAGAATGTGAACGGGTTGGGCCGGTTGGGCTGCAATCGCATCTCGCCCGGTCCGCTGAGGGACAGTGCCGAGCCCACCTGGCCCACGCGCAGGAGCACCGCGTCCGGGCCGGCGAACTGGGCCTCCGATATCCTCACGCTCCCGGAGCGTTCCACACCGGGCTTCAACCGGAGGTGCGCAACGACCTCGATGGGCTCGCCCGCTGAGAGCCGGCTCACCGCCCCCGACCGCGCGAGGCCCACGAGCACGCGGCTGTACCGCACGCTCGTGGCGTACAGCCAGGATCCGGCCTCCCCGGAGATATCGACCGAGCTCACCTCGTAGGTCTCGGGCGGATAGAGGAGCGCCACGCGCGCACCTCCCAACTCCCCCAGGCCGGAGAGCCGCATGGTCACGTTCTCGCCCGCGGCGGTCATCACCGGAGGATCGAGCTCCAGCCGGACTCCAGGCGCGGGCCGCAGCGCGGCACTGTCCACGAAGCATGCGCCGCAACTCCGATCGGTGAGGATCCGGCGAATACAGCAGCGCACGTCGCCGACATCGAACAGGCTGTCCCGGGTGCAATCCAGGCGGCCCGCGGCGGAGTCCGGACACGTGGCGATGCCCGCGGCGCACTGGGCCATGAGGGTAAGGTCGCGCACGTCGAGGATCCCGTCCGAATTGTAGTCGCACGGCTCGGAGGCGCGGATCAGGAATGCGTCGGGGAACATGGGCTCCCCGGGGGAAAGATGGCATTCGCCCGCCCACCGGCTCGATCCGTCCGTGGCCGACAGGCTGTTCAGGTAGAGCGAGGTGAGCGACTCCAGGGCGATGTCGGAGTCGGCCGCGACGGTGACTCTCAGGATCGCGGACGCGGGCTCGCCAGCAGGTGTTGCCGGGATGGACCGGCCGCCGGGAGCAGTGAGCTTGAATGAGATGCCCCCCCATTCGGCGTTCGTTTCCAGGCGCATTCCCGCGGCCGGCCCGATGGCCTCGACTCGGACGAGTCGAATTCCACTGGGGCTGTGACTCGACGTGCCTGCCGACACCACGTCGAACTCCCCCCAGAGCTCCGCGAGAGCCATCGGTGACCGCACGGCCAGGTCCGCGGTCACGCTCTGACCGCGCTCGAGGAGGACGTCCTGACCCGGGCTGGTCCCGGGGCGGACCCAGGTGCCGCGCAGGCAGTCGCCTTTCCGGCAGGAATCGGAGACCACGAAACTCAGGCTGTCGGCAAAGAGGTTTCCGGGCTGGACGCTCAGCCCGCAGGACACTCGGGCCACCTGGACCGTGAGCGCGGTGGGCCCCGCTGGCTGCGGTGGGAGCATCGCATAGGCGTTCCAGTACGCCGAGCGGCGGGCCGATCCTCCGATGGGGCATGCGCCATCGTCCACCACCAGGCGCACGATTGGCGGCCTGCCGGGCCCCTGCGAGAGCAACTCGGTCCACAGCAGGGAGTGACGATCATCAGGGAACTCCCCGCGTATCGAGACAGGGAGGCTGTCTCCCGAGGAGTAGCAGTGGCCGTCCCCCCGCTCTGTGGGCCAGGACCCCACGACTGCGCCCAGCACGTAAGGCAGGTGGCCGGGGGTCACGGGGGGGTCGCCAGCCACCACCCGGAACGGCACGCGCGCGGTCCACACTTCGGGCGCAGGAGGGACTGCCGCTGCGAGGGGCAGCGTCTCCCGACCCGACTGCGACAGCCAGCTCGGCAACCACACTTCCAGGGGCAACACATAGTCACCCGGTGGGAGTTGCCGGAAAGAGCCTAGGCAGGACCATCTCGAGAACGTGGTGTCGCATTGCGTGGCTCCTCCAGCGATCGTCACGAAAAGGGTCGGGAGCACCGGCGTCCCGTCGGAGAAGTTCCACCCTCCCCATCCGGCGCCCCGATACCTCCAACCGCAGGTGCTGGGCACATGCCCGGCCAGTGAGATCGTGACGCGCTCATCCGGGCGCACGATCGCGGGTCCCGGCCAGGCCGCCGAATTCCCGATGGCTATGCGATCGAGGAACGGTATCGGAGACCCAGGGGTCGAATCACAGTGATCCTCGACGTGGAAGGACACGGCCCCGGTCCCCCACAGGTCTGTAATTGGCTCCGCATGGTCGTAGGCCTGGAATTCAACATTGAGGCTGTAGTCGCCCGGTGTGAGTGCCGGAAGCGTCACGCCTCCTCCCCATGGAGTCAGCACGTCGCCACCATAGTTGAACTCGAAGTGTGCCACGATGCGCAGCGTCGGCAATGCCGGCCGTTCCTGGGAGCCATAGACTCCCGCGATCAACTCCGCGTGGTCAAAATGCCAGTTCAGATCCGGAAACCAGCCGCTGAACGCGACCGGAATGGGCAGGTGCGGACACACCACCGTCCGGTTGGGATCCGGAAGCGTGGGGCCGCCGACCCACACCGACTCGACATAGCCGACCACACTTCCACGCCAACCGGAATCCGGCGCGGCGGTTGCACCTGCAGCAGCGCCCGCACTCACCTGGACTGCCACGAGGACAACGAGAAGGACCTGCGGCCAGGACCTCATGCTTCTCCCTCCCGGGATCGATGGGAGACGGCAGCGGGGCGGCCGGGAGGCCGCCCCGCGCACTCATGGCGGAATGGGACTTCAGCTCCCGCGCACCAGCAGCATCTTGCGCGAAATCACCCGGCCGAGCGAAGTGGCCCGCGCGAAGTAGATGCCGTTGGACGCGTACGCCCCTTCGGACACGCGCGCGTCCCAGCCGAACGGGTGGCTGCCCGCCGCCAGGCGGCCGCGGAAGAGCGTGGCCACCCGACGACCCGTGACATCGAACACTCCCACGTCCACGTCGGAGTCCTGGTCCAGCTCCAGCGAGAAGCGGGTGGCGGTGGAGAACGGGTTGGGCCGGTTGGTGGAGAGCGACAGCCGCGGCGGGGCCACGATCCATTGCGGCTCCGTGCCCAGGCTCACCGTGAGCGGCACGCCGTCGGGGCCGCTGAACTGGCTGCCGGCCACCGCCAGCTGGCCGCCATGCGAGGCGCCCGGCTTGAGCGTGAGGCGCAGCACCATGTCGAGCGGCCCTCCGGCCGCGGCCCGCGCCTTCGCGAGCGCCCCCGCGGTGATCAGGGCAATCCGCACCTTGCCGTCCTTCACCTGGTAGAGGTGCAGCCAGTTGGCCGCATCCCCCGGGAAGTCCATGCTCGCGACGTCGTAGCGATCGGACGGGTAGCTCACCTCGAGCTTCGCCGCGCCCACGCGCGAGCCTCCCGCCAGGTGCATGGTCAGCTCGGCGCCGGTGGAACTCTTCACCGGGGTGTCGAAGGAGAGCTTCACGTCCGGCTCGGAGCGCCAGCCGGAGTCCGGCACGCACTCGGGGCATCCCCCGCCGGTGTCCAGCAGCATGCCCGTGGCGCAGCACACCACGTCGTCGATCGTGAGCGTCGCGGAGTGACTGCAGCCGGCGCGGGCCACGGCACTGTCCGGGCACGTCCCTTCCCCGTTGATGCAGCGCACCATCAGCACCAGGTCGCGCACGTCGGAGGCCCCGTCGGTGTTGAGGTCGCAGGGGTCGTCCAGGCAGATGGTGAACGCGTTGTAGTACATGTCCAGGCGCTCGTAGGGCGGGGGCATGCACTCCGTCACCCCGCCGCCGATCGAATCGGCGCCCAGCAACTGCCCCGCGGTCAGGAACATCCGTTTCGTGTTGGAGGCCACACCCACGAGATCGGTGTCCGGGTAGAGCGTCACCCGCAGGATCTCCGGCGCGGCCTGGCCCGTCCTGGTGGCCGGGATGAGCGCACCGTGCTCCGCGTACATCACGAACTTCACGCCCTCCGCCGTGCGGTTCCAGCTGAGGTGCATCCCGGAGGCCGGCCCCACGGCCTCGATCTTCTGCACGAACATGCCCGGCGGGTAGAGCATCAGCGTGCCCTGCAGGCCCGCGAGCGCCACCGGGGAGCGGGCGGTGAAGCCGGCCTCCACGGTGCGGCCGGGCGCGGCGTGAGCGTCGCACAGCACGTTGCTGGAGGTGTGGACCCATCCGCCGGTCAGGCATTTGGATCCGGGGCAGTCGTTGGACACCTGGAATGGGAACGTCGCGCGGTACTGGGGGGGCAGGTTGTCAGGGTCCCCGCAGCGGAGCTGCTGTTCAACGACCTCCAGGGAATAGCGGAGCGCCGGGAGGGCCGGGAGCATCACCCGCGCCTCCCATGGCCGGGCCTGCATGAGGCAGGGCACCCGGGTGCAGTCCCCGTCGTTGATCACGATCCGCAGCGTCGGCGGCCAGGGCAGCGGGCCCATGCTCGCCGACGGGATCACATCCACGCGCCGCAGCGAGATGCAACTGTGCGGGAACGTGCCCCGGATGAGCACCGGGATGCTGTCACCGGCGGCGACGCAGCCGGCGTTCATGTAGTCCGTGAACTCCGGACCGATCACGACCTGGTCCACGTAGGGCAGCGGACCGGACGGCGGCGGCGTTGGCACCACCGTGGAATCGCACGACTTGCTCACCGCGAAGGCGAAGCCGGCGGTGAACACGCTCTCCACCACCCCCGCCGCGGACGGGAAACGCATGACCAGCTGCATCGGCAGCTGGTAGCGCCCGGGTGGCAGGCCGGGGAAGAACACCTGTCCGGCGAAGGGCTTGAGCCACAGCGGGCAGGCGCCACCCTGGTCGCGGCGCACGATCACGCGCACGATCGGCAAGCAAGGCGCGGCAAAGCAGAGGACCGTCTGCAGCTCGATCCGCTCGAGACTCCAGCAGCCGTCATTGAAGTGACCATCCACGTACACCGGGAACGAATCCCCGGGGCATACCGTGGGCACGGTGGGATCCACCGGGCTGGGCCAGCCGATCCGCACGTTCTCCACGAACGGCAGCGGGCCCGGCGTGGGCACCGGGGGCGGCGGGATGGTGGAATCGCAGGCCGGGGACACGAAGAAGGTGTGCATCGTCTCGTAGGTGCCCTGCCTCGGGCCGTCGAGCACCACCTCGACCAGCTTCACAGTGAACGTGCCGGCGTTCATGGTAGGAAGGTCGAACCCCTGGCGCCATGACTTCATCATGGTGGCGCAGCCCGCCGAATCCCCGAACGGGGCCACCGAGACGGTCACGGTCAGCGGCATGGCCCCCGGCGGACTTGCGGACACCACTCGGCCGCACTGGTCCGGGAACTCGCCCAGGAGCACCAGGCGCGTGGGGCGGCCGGCGCACGGCTGGGGCGGATCCATGTAGATCCCGAGGACATAGGGCAGCGGCGGCGGCGGCGGGGCGGGCGGCCCGATGATCCCGGTGTCGCCGGGAGCGGGCCCTGTGACCTGGGCGGCGGCGGGCATGGCGAATGCGGCCCAAGCCAGGACGGCGACCAGGGCGCACAGAGACATGCGGGCGCGAAGCCCGCGCGCGGAGACTACGGGGTGGTTCGACTTCATCTCAAACCCTCCTGTGGGGAACGGCCGCCGCAGCCCGGGAGGGTCACCAGGGGCTGCACATCATCACCAGCTTGGCCCTGTGTGGCATGCCGGTCAAGGGGTTCCGGAGGCCGGTGGGGCCCCGGGGCATGGGAAATCCCGCCGGGGCCTGGCCGGCCCGGGCGTGGGGAATCCCGGCGGGGCCGGCACGGACGCTTCCGCGGGCCCCAGCCGGGAGGGTTGCCCCCCAAACTCCCCCGTGTCTGGTACAATCCGAACCTGCGCCGGGTTCCCCCGGCGGCAACACGGCCTGCCTGAAACCCGAACCCGCGAGCGGACTTTGGCTTCCACGTTCCTCGAACAACTCCGGGCCCGTCCCCTGCTGGGCGACGGGGCCATGGGCACCCTGCTCTTTCTCCGCGGGGCGCCC
This genomic interval carries:
- a CDS encoding alanine--glyoxylate aminotransferase family protein, which encodes MSERLFTPGPVEVPPEALLAESRPLIHHRTPEFRAELARALEGLRYVFQTDDPVLMFGCSGTGAMEAAVVNLVGPGDTVAVARGGKFGDRWLALAKVCGAKAVDIPVEWGRPTDVAAVRAALQANPGVKVLFATHSETSTGVRNDVRELAAAAREAGALFVVDGITSLGAMELKVKDWGVDVAVGGSQKGFMIAPGLAFLSVSARARETAAKCPTPRFYFDFARNLKACESGDTAFTPPISLVRSLLVTLDRMRAEGIENIWARHARNAAATRAAMVALGLEIYPQVPSDALTTVVAPAGITSDALIKAVLGRHGMRMANGQDQLKGKVFRIGHLGVYCPADILAVVGAIEDSLLSLGHAAPGGAGLKAAQKVLTAGGTGIAS
- a CDS encoding HAD family hydrolase, yielding MPPLHRILKGSGPAPLLWLDVDDTILDFTSAHPAGLRAVEHWARRHVGENRASKFTSTFDRGFQISFLGWLRPPTAAGQAFQAEAERRLAQVASEGPRPSRWSREIWLEMAADEAGARLPREALAEAAGEYWTALGGAQRLYEDVPPTLHELHAGGYRVALVTSSDSRLQPAETGWRYDPRASRDAKRRRLEGLLAPVRPWVERLVIGDPYEKTGPEFYEMVLREVPLESGGFVIAVGDSPEGDIRLARRAATAVRHGVLMDPHRRCPEGPPEGVDLRIESLHELLVHFF
- a CDS encoding adenylosuccinate synthase; the protein is MGCQIVVGAQWGDEGKGKIVDLLCEHADVVARYQGGANAGHTVVVGDTTVILHLLPSGVLRPGIRCLLGNGVVIDPRAFFAEVEQVESAGFPLEGRLGVSPAAHVTMPYHRWLEQVEEAALGEKRIGTAGRAIGPTYRDKSGRSGIRISDLLHPVRLRDRLEARFASLRGPANERPTEFSVDALLDEFTAYGKRLAPFVTDVSLELHTALARGKNVLLEGAQGTMLDLDHGTYPFVTGSSAVAGGALVGVGLGPTKVGTVIGVAKAYCTRVGNGPFPTELAQGLGDHLREVGAEYGATTGRARRCGWYDAPAMRHAARVNGLEVMAVTKLDVLDGISPLRICRAYKVDGREMCEMPVDMEDFECAEPVYEDWEGWGESTTAARRWEDLPLNAQRYLDRLAGITGVPICLVSVGSERDSTLWLRDVRMPGR
- a CDS encoding hydroxyacid dehydrogenase, which translates into the protein MSIRVLVSDPVAPASLEVLRAAGFEVDYLPRPTPAELRDKLREAEGWIVRSGTKATADLIEAAPKLRAIGRAGAGVDNVDVPAATRRGIPVMNVPGGSTVAVAELAFALMLALVRKVPQAHASLRAGRWEKSAFAGSELNGKTLGIVGFGRIGEAVAVRARAFGMTVLAHDPPRAAGPAPENVAWAGLDELLERADIVTVHAPLLPGTRGLLGAAQFARIKPGALLVHCARGGVVDEAALLEALRSGRLAGAALDVFEQEPPAADHPLLALPNVVVTPHLGASTAEAQDGVGVRIAEQVRDALLGRGARDAVNPEAVKRPS